One Ciconia boyciana chromosome 9, ASM3463844v1, whole genome shotgun sequence genomic window carries:
- the LOC140657049 gene encoding leukotriene C4 synthase-like isoform X2, whose product MLDQIHLLAAVTVLGVLEQAYFFLQVIYARRLFGISPPKISGPPEFERIFRAQVNSSEYFPIFLALLWQAGLFFHQGLAAALGLLYLYARYCYFMGYKASSSERLAPIYFSTGVLWILVAASALGILHFFLSHYVGLNILQLLTA is encoded by the exons ATGTTGGATCAGATTcatctgctggctgctgtgacAGTCCTGGGAGTCCTGGAGCAAG CCTACTTCTTCCTCCAGGTGATCTATGCTAGGAGGTTGTTTGGCATTTCTCCCCCAAAGATCTCAGGCCCACCTGAATTTGAGAGGATCTTTCGAGCACA GGTGAACTCCTCcgaatattttcccattttcctggCACTTCTGTGGCAGGCTGGACTCTTCTTCCATCAAG GTCTGGCTGCAGCCTTGGGTCTGCTCTATCTCTACGCCCGCTACTGCTACTTTATGGGATACAAGGCATCATCCTCAGAAAG GCTCGCCCCGATATACTTTAGCACTGGAGTTCTCTGGATTCTCGTTGCAGCATCAGCCCTGGGCATCttgcatttcttcctctctcactACGTGGGGCTGAACATCCTCCAGCTTCTCACAGCGTGA
- the LOC140657049 gene encoding leukotriene C4 synthase-like isoform X1, giving the protein MSALQEQTCAASYHCQLPHQQGLNLARGGSDQGIGFSRIWKSQYVGSDSSAGCCDSPGSPGARVNSSEYFPIFLALLWQAGLFFHQGLAAALGLLYLYARYCYFMGYKASSSERLAPIYFSTGVLWILVAASALGILHFFLSHYVGLNILQLLTA; this is encoded by the exons ATGTCAGCCTTGCAGG AGCAAACCTGTGCTGCCAGCTACCACTGCCAACTGCCACATCAGCAAGGACTAAACCTGGCCAGAGGAGGTTCTGATCAGGGAATCGGATTTTCTAGGATCTGGAAGAGTCAATATGTTGGATCAGATTcatctgctggctgctgtgacAGTCCTGGGAGTCCTGGAGCAAG GGTGAACTCCTCcgaatattttcccattttcctggCACTTCTGTGGCAGGCTGGACTCTTCTTCCATCAAG GTCTGGCTGCAGCCTTGGGTCTGCTCTATCTCTACGCCCGCTACTGCTACTTTATGGGATACAAGGCATCATCCTCAGAAAG GCTCGCCCCGATATACTTTAGCACTGGAGTTCTCTGGATTCTCGTTGCAGCATCAGCCCTGGGCATCttgcatttcttcctctctcactACGTGGGGCTGAACATCCTCCAGCTTCTCACAGCGTGA